Proteins from a genomic interval of Methanoplanus endosymbiosus:
- a CDS encoding translation initiation factor IF-6 has protein sequence MIETVDFAGDENIGVYTRVFEDLAVVPLDAPEEYISVVEKRLGVEVINTTIQGSSIIGSLLAGNSNGFIVSSLATSSETAILKEHGNVMFLGASMNAAGNVILANDKLAIVHPGITDRVAEKISAFLDVPVLMSTIGNIPTVGMAGVATNKGLLLNPGLTKHEIREIEEITDLPVGTGTINMGNGLVGTGLVANTTGFLVGMSTSGFELSRIDEVFGY, from the coding sequence ATGATTGAAACGGTCGACTTCGCAGGCGATGAAAATATTGGAGTATATACTCGTGTATTTGAGGATTTAGCGGTTGTTCCGCTGGATGCCCCGGAAGAGTATATTAGTGTAGTAGAAAAAAGACTTGGTGTTGAAGTGATCAACACCACAATTCAGGGAAGTTCGATCATAGGCTCACTACTTGCAGGAAACAGCAACGGATTTATTGTAAGCAGCCTTGCAACTTCCAGTGAAACAGCGATTCTCAAAGAGCATGGCAATGTCATGTTCCTTGGAGCATCTATGAACGCTGCGGGGAATGTAATTCTTGCAAATGATAAACTGGCTATTGTACATCCGGGAATAACAGACAGAGTCGCAGAGAAGATCTCAGCTTTTCTTGATGTGCCCGTACTGATGTCAACAATAGGAAACATTCCGACAGTCGGAATGGCCGGTGTTGCAACCAACAAAGGTCTGTTACTCAATCCGGGTCTCACAAAACATGAAATCCGGGAGATTGAGGAGATTACTGATCTTCCTGTTGGAACAGGCACTATAAATATGGGCAACGGTCTTGTAGGCACAGGCCTTGTTGCCAATACAACCGGTTTTCTCGTTGGAATGTCCACAAGTGGATTTGAGCTTAGTAGAATTGATGAAGTTTTCGGTTATTAA
- a CDS encoding 50S ribosomal protein L31e: MADILKEQIYIIPLREVKRAPRWKRSPRAMKVIRAYLTKHMKSEDIKIDSSINEKIWERGCEKPPRKIRIRAMKFEDGQVQAELAEE; encoded by the coding sequence ATGGCAGATATTCTCAAAGAGCAGATATACATCATACCCCTTCGTGAAGTAAAAAGGGCACCACGCTGGAAGCGCAGTCCAAGAGCAATGAAGGTTATCCGCGCATACCTTACAAAGCACATGAAGAGCGAGGACATCAAAATTGACTCCAGTATCAATGAAAAGATCTGGGAACGCGGATGCGAAAAACCTCCAAGGAAAATTCGTATTCGTGCAATGAAATTTGAGGACGGTCAGGTTCAGGCTGAACTTGCTGAAGAGTGA
- a CDS encoding 50S ribosomal protein L39e, with product MSKVTKARKIRLAKACEQNRRVPAWVMIKTKRNVVTHPKRRSWRRSTLRV from the coding sequence ATGAGTAAAGTTACAAAAGCCAGAAAAATAAGATTGGCAAAAGCATGTGAGCAGAATCGCCGTGTGCCTGCATGGGTTATGATTAAAACAAAGCGCAATGTGGTTACGCACCCAAAAAGGCGCAGCTGGAGACGCAGCACTCTTAGGGTGTGA
- a CDS encoding DUF7411 family protein has translation MKAGILFSGGKDSSLAALMLSRDYEAELNTFVFDENHDISGVKAAADALGLPLRKRVFEEGLLDIVVEMMVKDGCPNNAINLVHRKAVYSLTDEYDVIGDGTRLNDRVPMLNYSEIQRIESKYKSALVRPLLGFTRREVNYLTERYLTVAYGETGQIMNGDYENEIRPAFTAKGHNPDKIFPDHHEQSLVTGMKSQKKSGENK, from the coding sequence ATGAAAGCCGGAATACTCTTTAGTGGAGGTAAGGACAGTTCCCTTGCAGCATTAATGCTGTCAAGAGATTACGAAGCTGAGTTAAACACCTTTGTCTTTGATGAAAATCATGACATTTCCGGTGTAAAAGCCGCAGCTGATGCTCTTGGCCTTCCACTCAGAAAAAGAGTATTTGAAGAAGGATTGCTCGATATTGTTGTGGAGATGATGGTAAAGGACGGATGTCCGAATAATGCCATCAACCTTGTGCACAGGAAAGCCGTCTATTCACTTACAGATGAATATGATGTTATAGGGGATGGTACACGCCTGAATGATCGTGTACCTATGCTTAATTACTCAGAAATCCAGAGGATTGAATCTAAGTACAAAAGCGCCCTCGTGCGACCTCTGCTTGGTTTTACAAGACGCGAAGTCAATTATCTGACAGAACGTTATCTCACCGTGGCATATGGTGAAACAGGTCAGATTATGAATGGCGACTATGAAAACGAAATCAGGCCAGCATTCACTGCAAAAGGTCATAATCCAGACAAAATATTTCCAGACCACCACGAGCAGTCCCTTGTCACCGGAATGAAATCTCAGAAAAAAAGTGGTGAAAATAAATGA
- a CDS encoding DNA-binding protein, with product MGDDELAELRRRRMEEMRQQQMGPGAAEAEMERRNEAEAQIRTILTQILEPEARERLNTIRMTKPEFARAVEQQLVMLAQSGRVKSRISDAQLKQLLSQLVPQKKDFNITRR from the coding sequence ATGGGTGACGACGAACTTGCAGAACTTAGAAGGCGAAGAATGGAAGAGATGAGGCAACAGCAGATGGGACCAGGCGCTGCTGAAGCTGAGATGGAAAGGAGAAATGAAGCTGAAGCTCAAATCCGGACTATTCTGACACAAATCCTTGAACCTGAAGCTCGTGAACGTTTAAATACCATCAGGATGACAAAACCGGAATTTGCAAGAGCTGTTGAGCAGCAGCTGGTAATGCTTGCTCAGAGTGGAAGAGTTAAGTCAAGGATATCTGACGCGCAGTTAAAACAGCTCTTAAGTCAGCTTGTTCCACAGAAAAAAGATTTCAACATCACAAGAAGATAA
- a CDS encoding 30S ribosomal protein S19e has product MTTVYDIPPDVLIEKVAGELKALDSIEAPEWSKFAKTGVHKEMPPKDSEWWYIRAASVMRRIYMDGPVGVQRLRSVYGGKKNRGSKPSSFRKGSGSVIRKILQQLEAAGFIINTPEGRKVSPAGRSFMDKAAKDAMESVTESVPAMAKY; this is encoded by the coding sequence ATGACAACAGTATATGATATCCCACCGGATGTCTTAATCGAAAAGGTGGCTGGCGAGCTTAAAGCGCTCGATTCGATTGAGGCTCCGGAATGGTCAAAATTTGCGAAGACAGGCGTACACAAGGAAATGCCTCCCAAAGATTCAGAATGGTGGTATATCCGTGCAGCATCAGTTATGCGCCGTATTTACATGGACGGACCAGTAGGAGTGCAGAGACTCAGATCCGTTTATGGAGGAAAAAAGAACCGCGGATCAAAACCTTCCAGTTTCAGGAAAGGTTCAGGATCTGTAATCAGAAAGATACTCCAGCAGCTTGAAGCAGCAGGATTTATCATCAACACTCCAGAAGGAAGAAAAGTATCCCCTGCCGGAAGATCATTTATGGACAAAGCTGCAAAAGATGCAATGGAGTCAGTAACTGAATCAGTACCGGCAATGGCAAAGTACTAA
- a CDS encoding YhbY family RNA-binding protein, translating into MSRRELNRELNELKVTVWIGKNGIGESTIDEIKRQIKDSGKIKIKWLRSTDVNPEEIADKTGSTLLQTRGRTMVLQKRKK; encoded by the coding sequence ATGAGCAGAAGAGAACTAAACAGAGAGCTAAATGAGCTAAAAGTAACAGTATGGATCGGAAAAAACGGAATTGGCGAGAGCACAATTGATGAAATCAAAAGGCAGATCAAAGATTCCGGAAAGATAAAGATCAAATGGCTGAGAAGCACAGATGTAAATCCTGAAGAAATCGCTGACAAAACAGGGTCCACACTTCTTCAGACAAGAGGGAGAACCATGGTTCTTCAGAAGAGAAAAAAATAA
- a CDS encoding ribonuclease P protein component 4, with protein MAARKSSKTAFKKIAEERIDILFKNAEEEFVYNPELSNRYVDIARKIAMRQRIRIPVEYKRRFCRNCHSYAVFGENMSVRIHRGKVIYRCSQCGYIRRIPITKGDDK; from the coding sequence ATGGCCGCAAGAAAATCCAGTAAAACGGCATTTAAAAAAATTGCAGAGGAAAGAATAGATATTCTTTTTAAAAATGCTGAAGAGGAATTCGTTTATAATCCTGAACTTAGCAACAGGTATGTAGATATTGCCAGAAAAATTGCAATGCGGCAAAGGATCCGAATACCTGTGGAATATAAACGAAGGTTTTGCAGGAACTGCCATTCATATGCAGTTTTTGGTGAAAATATGTCAGTCAGAATTCACAGGGGAAAAGTGATATACAGATGCAGTCAGTGCGGATACATCCGGAGAATTCCCATAACCAAAGGAGATGACAAATGA
- the purN gene encoding phosphoribosylglycinamide formyltransferase encodes MMKKIAFLASGRGSNFQAVIDRVNDGTINAEIVALITDKPDAYAIKRAGENNIPVFAIDFKSFGSRDDYNAELLRVMKEINADLYVLAGYMRLLDPDTAACFSGRMINIHPALLPSFKGLNAQKQAIEYGVRISGCTVHFVDEGMDSGAIILQHSVPVLDNDDEMALADRILKEEHAALPEAVKLFCEDKISISKRRVIIKE; translated from the coding sequence ATGATGAAAAAGATAGCCTTTCTCGCTTCAGGAAGAGGTTCTAACTTCCAGGCTGTCATTGACAGGGTAAATGACGGCACAATAAATGCAGAAATTGTTGCCCTCATAACAGACAAACCTGATGCCTATGCAATCAAAAGGGCCGGGGAAAATAATATTCCGGTTTTTGCCATTGATTTCAAATCATTTGGTTCAAGGGATGATTATAATGCAGAACTGCTGAGAGTCATGAAGGAGATCAATGCAGATCTCTATGTGCTGGCAGGTTATATGCGCCTTTTAGACCCGGATACGGCTGCATGTTTCTCCGGCAGGATGATCAATATCCACCCGGCCCTTCTGCCTTCATTTAAAGGTCTGAACGCGCAGAAGCAGGCTATAGAATATGGTGTCAGGATTTCCGGGTGCACAGTTCATTTTGTTGATGAGGGGATGGATTCCGGCGCAATTATTTTACAGCATTCTGTTCCTGTTCTTGACAATGATGACGAGATGGCACTTGCAGATAGAATACTGAAAGAGGAACATGCGGCACTTCCGGAAGCAGTAAAACTTTTTTGTGAAGACAAAATTTCAATAAGTAAGAGAAGAGTAATAATAAAGGAATAA
- a CDS encoding hemolysin family protein, giving the protein MVELIEVNVAIALFILCLILSAFFSGSEVALISLNHAKVRQLIEGNKNGAKALEKLKKNTDHLLITILIGNNLVNIGAASIATAIAIEQFGSMGVGIATGIVTVLMLIFGEIGPKTYAARKPEKFALFSAKGILFLSYILTPILWLYDGFKKLFRIKGELGSPAVTEEEIKQWIDVGEESGTIEEEEHEMLYRVFRFTDTIAREIMTSRGDVVMISDENSLEEAMTLFNKTGFSRIPVYHDQMDNITGTLNVKDVFAAVYNKNTESGITGLIYDPIFVPESKKIDELLNEIQKQKTHLAIVVDEYGTYAGIITIEDILEELVGEILDEFDVEEPDIKKIDENVFIVDAGAWVDRVNEKLNINLPMDESYETMGGLLIDRLGYIPKRGELMEIDDTGIRLKVMKMRGRKIVDIRLTMKDNKTA; this is encoded by the coding sequence GTGGTTGAATTGATCGAAGTAAATGTTGCAATCGCACTTTTCATCTTATGCCTAATATTATCTGCTTTTTTTTCAGGCTCTGAAGTTGCCCTTATATCATTGAATCATGCAAAGGTAAGGCAGCTCATAGAAGGAAACAAAAACGGAGCAAAGGCACTTGAGAAATTAAAGAAGAATACAGATCATCTTCTGATAACAATTTTAATCGGCAACAACCTCGTCAATATCGGTGCTGCATCAATAGCCACCGCAATTGCAATAGAACAGTTTGGCAGTATGGGGGTTGGAATAGCTACGGGTATTGTAACAGTACTCATGCTGATATTTGGTGAAATCGGCCCTAAAACCTATGCCGCAAGGAAACCGGAAAAATTTGCCCTGTTTTCTGCAAAAGGAATTCTTTTTCTCTCATATATACTCACGCCGATACTATGGCTTTATGACGGATTTAAGAAACTATTCAGAATAAAAGGAGAACTGGGAAGTCCGGCAGTGACAGAAGAAGAGATTAAGCAGTGGATAGATGTAGGTGAGGAGAGCGGCACTATAGAAGAAGAGGAGCATGAGATGCTGTATCGCGTGTTCAGGTTTACTGATACCATTGCACGGGAAATTATGACCTCAAGGGGAGATGTTGTGATGATCAGTGATGAAAACTCCCTTGAGGAAGCAATGACTCTCTTCAACAAGACGGGATTTTCAAGAATTCCTGTATATCATGACCAGATGGACAATATAACCGGAACACTGAATGTAAAGGATGTTTTTGCAGCAGTATATAATAAAAATACAGAAAGCGGAATCACAGGGCTTATCTATGACCCAATCTTTGTTCCGGAAAGCAAAAAGATCGATGAACTGCTGAATGAAATTCAGAAACAGAAGACCCATCTTGCAATTGTTGTTGATGAATATGGTACATATGCAGGGATTATAACAATTGAAGATATTCTTGAAGAGCTTGTAGGTGAAATTCTTGATGAATTTGATGTTGAAGAGCCGGATATAAAAAAGATAGATGAAAATGTCTTTATCGTGGATGCCGGAGCCTGGGTCGATCGTGTAAATGAAAAATTAAATATTAATCTCCCAATGGATGAATCCTATGAAACAATGGGTGGCCTATTAATTGACAGGCTGGGTTATATTCCAAAAAGGGGTGAGTTAATGGAGATTGACGATACCGGAATAAGGCTGAAGGTTATGAAGATGAGGGGGAGAAAAATTGTTGACATCAGACTGACAATGAAGGACAACAAAACAGCATAA
- a CDS encoding sugar phosphate isomerase/epimerase family protein: protein MFFHEFRAEEIFESARDAGCTSIEFWLETPDFWLNGMDTDKLRRIAGNFPVLLPFTIHAPVLDLNPCSVNPFIVEASIKSSVLALKTAEICGAEIITIHPGRRTAKRPAGRRDYEKFQNYIGIVREESRNLKVKVCIENMEYKVNSLFHHPEMIHRLLKEEEWLYFTLDTAHALASGERLLDRFIDLNFDRIVNIHLSTIENSRRHLPASGDAKISDFLKKISDLGYDGHITLEIEDLNFPDKLSIEEKTEIISSEIKYVSSFFR, encoded by the coding sequence ATGTTTTTTCATGAATTCAGAGCAGAGGAGATATTTGAATCTGCCAGAGATGCGGGCTGCACATCCATTGAATTCTGGCTTGAAACACCGGATTTCTGGCTTAACGGAATGGACACAGATAAACTCCGCCGGATTGCCGGAAATTTTCCTGTTCTTCTCCCCTTTACAATACACGCGCCTGTGCTGGATCTAAATCCATGTTCAGTAAATCCATTCATTGTGGAAGCGTCAATAAAATCATCAGTTCTGGCATTAAAAACCGCAGAAATCTGCGGAGCGGAAATTATTACCATCCATCCCGGAAGAAGGACTGCCAAAAGACCGGCAGGCAGAAGGGATTATGAAAAGTTTCAGAATTATATCGGTATAGTGAGAGAAGAAAGCCGGAATCTTAAAGTAAAAGTCTGCATTGAAAATATGGAGTATAAAGTCAACTCACTGTTTCATCATCCTGAAATGATTCATAGACTTCTTAAAGAGGAGGAATGGCTTTACTTCACCCTTGACACAGCGCATGCGCTTGCATCAGGAGAGAGATTACTTGACAGATTTATAGATCTTAATTTTGACAGAATTGTAAATATTCATCTGAGCACGATTGAAAATTCAAGGAGGCATCTTCCGGCAAGCGGTGATGCAAAAATATCAGATTTCCTGAAAAAAATATCAGATCTTGGCTATGATGGCCATATCACTCTTGAAATTGAGGATTTAAACTTCCCGGATAAATTATCCATAGAAGAAAAAACAGAAATTATCAGCAGTGAAATTAAATATGTATCATCATTTTTCAGATGA
- a CDS encoding zinc ribbon domain-containing protein produces MPGQKSSVKEEKFSGEENNYNDKDNPDFNQHSNNIQQEKEILLFSEKYGIQLKVPAISVVLSGLFPGLGQVYNGDSLLKGLLIFFGTTFGFFIFLIPGLIVWIYGMYDAWKKANGINSGLYEYKPAKTADLIFMVIIPLIVMVILMVLSIYAMMQFTEIPYELTRI; encoded by the coding sequence ATGCCCGGCCAGAAATCCAGCGTTAAAGAAGAGAAGTTTTCCGGAGAGGAGAACAATTATAACGATAAAGATAATCCGGATTTCAATCAGCACAGCAATAATATTCAGCAGGAAAAGGAGATCCTGTTATTCTCTGAAAAATACGGCATTCAGCTTAAAGTTCCGGCAATATCGGTTGTCCTCTCCGGACTATTTCCCGGACTTGGGCAGGTTTATAACGGCGATTCTCTCTTAAAAGGTCTTCTGATATTTTTTGGAACAACATTTGGTTTTTTTATATTCCTGATTCCGGGCTTAATCGTATGGATTTATGGAATGTATGACGCATGGAAAAAAGCTAATGGGATAAATTCAGGTCTTTATGAGTATAAACCGGCAAAGACGGCAGATCTCATTTTTATGGTAATCATCCCCTTAATTGTGATGGTAATTCTCATGGTACTGAGCATATATGCAATGATGCAGTTTACAGAGATACCATATGAACTAACCCGCATATGA
- the xseA gene encoding exodeoxyribonuclease VII large subunit — MNNRNNNRQISDYWQDDDRKRSRDSYSENNVIRDENDSDEDKVKKVSEISTLIKKLLDNEQLCSIWMEGEITNLRAHASGHLYYSLIEVRNNRTYTINCVMWRSAASELPFQPENGVLVRVFGSVDVYEPHGKYQFVSKIMQTSGTGDKHRLVLRWKEELSKEGLFSEQRKKTLPRFPLKVGLVTSSGGAARRDIENVIRRRFPVEIVLFHAAVQGENAHNEIARALSSIDDLVDVIIVGRGGGSFEDLFSFNHPDVVRAIGRCETPVVSAIGHEIDYTLADFAADLRAPTPSAAAELVVPDMAELRKELGYFRSLLKNSLFSRLERESEKLENIKFNFHPERLERRLNFENERTDELSVRLNRRIESALKNRNILLESLNSRLLSSNPKNPMKNGFCLIESGGILYSSVHDLSPGEMVKINFKDGSADAKIEVIYNEKKL; from the coding sequence ATGAATAACCGGAATAATAACAGGCAGATTTCGGATTATTGGCAGGATGATGATCGAAAGAGAAGCAGGGACAGTTACTCAGAAAACAATGTCATAAGGGATGAGAATGACAGTGATGAAGATAAAGTAAAAAAGGTCTCCGAGATATCAACCCTGATAAAAAAACTGCTTGACAATGAGCAGTTATGCAGCATCTGGATGGAAGGTGAAATTACAAATTTAAGAGCACATGCGTCAGGCCACCTCTACTATTCTCTCATTGAAGTCAGGAATAACAGGACATACACAATAAACTGTGTTATGTGGAGGTCTGCGGCCTCAGAATTGCCATTTCAACCGGAAAATGGCGTTCTTGTCCGTGTATTCGGTTCTGTTGACGTATATGAACCTCATGGTAAGTACCAGTTTGTATCAAAAATTATGCAGACCTCAGGAACAGGAGATAAGCACCGTCTTGTCCTGAGATGGAAAGAGGAACTGTCAAAAGAGGGCCTCTTTTCAGAGCAGAGGAAAAAAACTCTGCCACGCTTCCCATTAAAAGTCGGTCTTGTGACCTCATCGGGCGGCGCGGCGAGGAGAGATATTGAGAATGTAATACGGAGACGTTTTCCGGTTGAAATCGTCCTGTTCCACGCAGCAGTTCAGGGCGAAAATGCCCATAATGAAATTGCCAGGGCACTTTCATCTATTGATGATCTGGTTGATGTAATTATAGTCGGAAGGGGTGGAGGAAGTTTTGAAGATCTCTTTTCCTTTAACCATCCCGATGTTGTGCGTGCAATAGGACGGTGCGAAACTCCGGTTGTGAGTGCAATAGGGCATGAAATCGATTATACCCTCGCTGATTTTGCTGCCGATCTCCGCGCACCAACACCATCTGCGGCAGCAGAACTTGTTGTGCCTGATATGGCTGAACTGAGAAAAGAACTTGGATATTTCAGATCTCTGCTTAAAAACAGCCTGTTTTCACGCCTTGAAAGGGAAAGTGAAAAACTTGAGAATATAAAGTTTAATTTTCACCCGGAAAGACTTGAAAGAAGATTAAATTTTGAGAATGAAAGGACTGATGAATTATCAGTGCGCCTGAACCGCAGGATTGAATCTGCACTGAAGAACAGGAATATTCTTCTTGAGTCACTGAACTCAAGGCTGCTCTCATCAAACCCAAAAAATCCTATGAAAAACGGATTCTGTCTGATAGAATCCGGCGGAATATTATATTCCTCAGTACATGACCTTTCTCCCGGAGAAATGGTTAAAATTAATTTTAAAGATGGTTCTGCGGATGCAAAAATTGAGGTGATATACAATGAAAAAAAGTTATGA